The following proteins come from a genomic window of Pseudomonadota bacterium:
- a CDS encoding EF-hand domain-containing protein, which translates to MKKTVIALSLALALPTLALAEEDKKRKGPRMDLNGDGYITKSEMLEAHKKRIDEIFKRGDKNGDGKLDRDEMKSAKKNMREKMKNYREKRKERRSDRKASEE; encoded by the coding sequence ATGAAAAAAACAGTAATTGCACTTAGTCTCGCCCTTGCCCTACCAACACTGGCGCTGGCTGAAGAAGATAAAAAACGTAAGGGCCCACGTATGGACCTAAACGGTGATGGTTACATCACAAAATCTGAAATGCTTGAAGCACATAAAAAGCGCATTGATGAAATTTTTAAGCGCGGCGACAAAAACGGCGATGGCAAACTTGATCGTGATGAGATGAAATCTGCAAAAAAGAATATGCGCGAAAAAATGAAAAACTATCGTGAAAAACGTAAAGAGCGCCGTAGCGACCGCAAAG
- a CDS encoding N-acetylmuramoyl-L-alanine amidase codes for MREDIPTALTYETRVTNNSHGDRKGSLFLILGQSGIEDYEATIERFQDTQTNDRRSPHFVIGRDKGKLAKMVEIRKKSWFAGVDSRWKAHVNLNKYGVTICLCAKEGQPYTDYQYDVLNRLIANQMKNTLHNHNADQIVSHQDVRPWRHCGVGPQFEWYRLIQQGNASAWKSIAEATDPWHALHEFGYRGSKRAMVTAFQTRFMASTITGEMDSLTANFIMGCP; via the coding sequence ATGCGTGAAGATATCCCCACAGCTCTCACATACGAGACCCGTGTCACAAATAATAGCCACGGTGATCGCAAAGGGAGCCTGTTTCTTATCCTTGGACAATCCGGCATCGAAGATTACGAAGCCACCATTGAACGCTTTCAAGACACCCAAACCAATGATCGCCGCAGCCCACACTTTGTTATTGGGCGCGACAAAGGTAAACTCGCCAAAATGGTTGAGATTCGCAAAAAATCATGGTTTGCAGGCGTTGACAGTCGCTGGAAAGCTCATGTTAATCTGAACAAGTATGGTGTGACTATCTGCCTTTGTGCAAAAGAAGGTCAGCCTTATACAGATTATCAGTATGATGTCCTTAATCGTTTGATTGCCAATCAAATGAAAAACACTTTGCATAACCATAATGCAGATCAAATTGTAAGCCACCAAGATGTGCGCCCTTGGCGCCACTGCGGTGTAGGCCCTCAGTTTGAGTGGTATCGCTTGATTCAACAAGGCAATGCCTCGGCATGGAAATCTATTGCAGAAGCAACAGACCCATGGCACGCCCTGCACGAATTTGGCTACCGCGGCTCCAAGCGGGCCATGGTGACTGCATTCCAAACGCGATTCATGGCTAGCACCATCACCGGTGAAATGGACAGTTTGACTGCAAACTTCATCATGGGCTGCCCCTAA